The following are encoded in a window of Mycobacterium vicinigordonae genomic DNA:
- a CDS encoding nucleoside deaminase, whose protein sequence is MTDFAQRTIDLARRNVAEGGRPFATVIVKDGQVLAESANKAAQTNDPTAHAEILAIREACTKLGTEHLVGTTIYVLAHPCPMCLGSLYYCSPDEVVFLTTRDAYEPHYVDDRKYFELATFYDELGKDWRDRRLPMRYEPRDDALEVYRSWQQQNGGSRTASTVPPG, encoded by the coding sequence GTGACGGACTTCGCCCAGCGCACGATCGACCTCGCCCGCCGCAACGTCGCCGAAGGTGGGCGTCCGTTTGCGACGGTAATCGTCAAGGACGGTCAAGTGCTGGCCGAGAGCGCCAACAAAGCCGCCCAGACCAACGATCCCACCGCCCATGCCGAGATCCTCGCGATCCGCGAAGCGTGCACGAAGCTGGGCACTGAGCATCTGGTCGGCACTACCATTTACGTGCTCGCTCATCCATGTCCGATGTGCCTGGGCTCGCTGTACTACTGCTCCCCCGACGAGGTCGTGTTCCTGACGACCCGCGACGCCTACGAACCGCATTACGTCGACGACCGCAAGTACTTCGAGCTCGCCACCTTTTACGACGAGCTCGGCAAAGACTGGCGGGACCGACGGCTGCCAATGCGATATGAGCCGCGGGACGATGCGCTGGAGGTCTACCGGTCCTGGCAGCAGCAGAATGGCGGCAGCCGCACCGCCAGCACCGTGCCACCCGGCTGA
- a CDS encoding alpha/beta fold hydrolase produces the protein MLVSKKATYLKKVVTSKDGTSIGFREFGDGPGLVILHGGALASQHYMKLGTSLADAFTVYMPDRRGRGMSGPYGPHYSIEREDEDLDAIIATTGAQYVFGVADGGLFALHASTAIPAIRKVAVFEPVLFVGQPGLDEFKRIINRGQRLVDSGDIAAAMASLAKDSYDSDPRAQEVSAPYRLLGRVMTQPAICRALLWADARRVTGDGVPLRDLIVAWKQELDVVKATEGTLEDYAKVAAEVLLMCGTGAPTLFTGTLDALQQVLPRATRVELPGLNHGGPQDQGGNPAIIAEQLRRFFGRDT, from the coding sequence ATGTTGGTTAGCAAGAAGGCAACGTATTTGAAGAAGGTCGTAACCTCGAAAGACGGCACGAGCATCGGCTTTCGCGAGTTCGGCGATGGTCCTGGGCTAGTGATTTTGCACGGCGGGGCGCTAGCCTCGCAGCATTACATGAAGCTTGGCACCTCCTTGGCGGACGCATTCACCGTCTATATGCCGGACCGACGCGGCCGTGGGATGAGCGGCCCCTACGGTCCGCACTACAGCATCGAACGCGAGGACGAAGACCTCGACGCCATCATCGCCACCACCGGAGCGCAGTACGTTTTCGGTGTCGCCGATGGTGGCTTATTTGCGCTACATGCCTCCACCGCGATACCGGCGATCCGCAAGGTCGCCGTCTTTGAACCGGTCCTGTTCGTCGGCCAACCCGGCCTGGACGAGTTCAAACGAATCATCAACCGTGGGCAACGGCTGGTGGATAGCGGCGATATCGCCGCAGCGATGGCGAGCCTGGCCAAAGACTCTTACGACTCAGATCCTCGGGCACAGGAGGTTTCGGCACCCTATCGGCTGCTGGGCCGGGTGATGACGCAGCCGGCCATCTGCCGCGCGTTGCTGTGGGCCGATGCTCGACGGGTCACCGGCGACGGCGTCCCACTACGGGACCTAATAGTTGCTTGGAAACAAGAATTGGACGTGGTCAAGGCCACCGAGGGCACTCTCGAAGACTACGCGAAGGTGGCCGCCGAGGTCTTACTGATGTGTGGAACCGGTGCCCCAACGCTTTTCACCGGCACGCTGGACGCCTTGCAGCAGGTGCTGCCGCGAGCGACTCGGGTCGAATTGCCCGGCCTCAACCACGGCGGCCCCCAGGACCAAGGCGGCAATCCCGCGATCATCGCCGAGCAGCTGCGGCGCTTCTTTGGTCGCGATACCTGA
- a CDS encoding SAM-dependent methyltransferase, whose amino-acid sequence MARTENDRWDLASSVGATATMVAAQRALASQPEYAFIDDPFAAPLVRTVGIDVYTRLVNGEIPVGEDSDFDPGRMARGMACRTRFYDQFFLDATRGGITSVVILASGLDARAYRLPWPAGTVVYEVDMPEVIEFKTETLRELGAEPTAERRTVSVDLRDDWASALKAAGFDIEEPAAWSAEGLLVYLPDDAQDALFDNITALSAPGSRLAFEFVPDTRIFADPRWREHHERMSKLGFELDFNDLVYHAERSHILDHLAGEGWQTSPHTTRELHEANGFGYPDDELAEAFADVTYTSAVLKP is encoded by the coding sequence ATGGCACGTACCGAGAACGATCGCTGGGACCTCGCCTCGAGCGTTGGCGCGACGGCAACCATGGTCGCTGCCCAGCGTGCCTTGGCCTCGCAGCCGGAATACGCGTTCATCGATGATCCATTCGCAGCACCGTTGGTGCGCACGGTCGGCATCGACGTCTACACGCGGCTGGTGAACGGCGAGATTCCGGTGGGGGAGGACTCCGACTTCGACCCAGGACGGATGGCCAGGGGAATGGCCTGCCGTACCAGGTTTTACGACCAATTCTTTCTCGACGCCACCCGCGGCGGCATCACTTCGGTGGTCATCCTCGCTTCCGGCCTCGACGCGCGCGCCTATCGGCTGCCCTGGCCGGCGGGGACCGTCGTCTACGAGGTCGACATGCCGGAGGTGATCGAGTTCAAGACCGAGACGCTGCGCGAGCTGGGTGCCGAACCGACAGCCGAGCGCCGAACCGTGTCCGTTGACCTGCGCGACGATTGGGCCTCGGCGCTGAAAGCCGCGGGATTCGACATCGAGGAGCCGGCTGCGTGGAGTGCCGAAGGGCTACTCGTCTACCTGCCCGATGACGCGCAGGACGCCTTGTTCGACAACATCACCGCGCTCAGCGCACCCGGCAGCCGGCTCGCCTTCGAGTTCGTGCCCGACACCCGCATCTTTGCGGATCCCCGGTGGCGCGAGCACCACGAACGGATGAGCAAACTCGGCTTCGAACTCGACTTCAACGACCTCGTCTACCACGCCGAACGCAGCCACATCCTCGACCACCTGGCGGGCGAGGGTTGGCAGACGTCGCCCCACACCACCCGGGAGCTGCACGAAGCCAACGGCTTCGGTTATCCCGACGACGAACTTGCCGAGGCCTTCGCCGACGTGACCTACACCAGCGCGGTGCTCAAGCCCTAG
- a CDS encoding MFS transporter yields MARSALSSAVRTPFGCFVVGRSVSLAGSAITPVALSLAVLQASHRPSDLGVVLAVQVAAQLGLLLVGGVLGDRWPRRALLVGTNLGAGLTQGAVAAILLTGHYQLALVACLQFINGALEAFASPALRGIVPELVESAQLPRANATLATAKNLTKVLGPVVAGLLVAARGGGIAIAVDAISFLAAAAIFSRLRLADTPSGPSGDSVLTEIRRGWRTFRSTRWLWATTASFAVINLIGTGTWQILGPEITIARANAPVWGMALSVRAIGALFMGVVLYRHAPQRFLRSGQLLAALGACGLLGLGIDLSAPWFLLCAFVSGLGFAAPSIAWDTCVHQHIPRQQLSRISAYNDLLSYTCVPVGQLLVAPAAAWLGPANVALYAGIGFIAAALAPLSSRSVRALALPSQPTARTRPAKAQKTPTCRIATRPRPK; encoded by the coding sequence ATGGCACGTTCGGCACTCTCAAGCGCGGTCCGCACGCCCTTCGGCTGCTTCGTAGTGGGCAGGTCAGTCTCGCTAGCGGGAAGCGCGATAACACCTGTCGCGCTGAGTTTGGCGGTGCTGCAGGCATCACATCGGCCGAGCGACCTTGGTGTGGTTTTGGCCGTGCAGGTGGCGGCGCAGCTTGGCTTGTTGCTGGTGGGCGGCGTACTGGGTGACCGCTGGCCGCGACGCGCCCTCTTGGTGGGTACGAATCTGGGCGCGGGGCTGACCCAGGGCGCGGTCGCCGCCATCTTGCTCACCGGTCACTACCAACTGGCACTGGTGGCGTGCTTGCAGTTCATTAACGGGGCACTGGAAGCCTTTGCCTCCCCTGCACTGCGGGGCATTGTGCCCGAGTTGGTTGAGTCCGCCCAACTGCCGCGTGCCAACGCAACACTGGCCACGGCAAAGAATCTCACGAAGGTTCTCGGGCCAGTTGTTGCCGGCCTGCTCGTAGCCGCACGCGGAGGCGGGATCGCCATTGCCGTCGACGCCATCAGCTTCCTGGCCGCCGCGGCGATCTTTTCTAGACTCCGGCTAGCCGACACACCGAGCGGCCCTTCGGGCGACAGCGTGTTGACCGAGATACGCCGGGGATGGCGCACCTTCCGGTCAACACGATGGCTATGGGCGACCACCGCCTCATTTGCAGTCATCAACCTGATCGGTACCGGAACATGGCAAATTCTGGGACCCGAAATCACCATCGCGCGAGCCAATGCGCCCGTATGGGGGATGGCGCTGAGTGTGCGCGCCATCGGCGCCCTGTTTATGGGTGTAGTGCTGTACCGCCATGCCCCGCAACGGTTTCTGCGCTCCGGCCAGCTCCTGGCCGCCTTGGGCGCCTGCGGGCTTCTGGGCTTGGGAATTGACCTGTCCGCACCCTGGTTTCTGCTCTGCGCGTTTGTTTCCGGGCTGGGATTCGCCGCCCCGTCGATCGCCTGGGACACCTGCGTGCACCAGCACATCCCTCGACAGCAGTTGTCCCGCATCTCCGCCTACAACGATCTGTTGTCCTACACGTGCGTCCCCGTCGGCCAGCTACTCGTCGCACCGGCCGCCGCATGGCTAGGACCGGCCAACGTGGCGCTTTACGCGGGGATTGGCTTCATAGCCGCAGCGCTCGCCCCGCTCAGCAGCCGGTCGGTGCGCGCCCTTGCCCTTCCGTCCCAACCCACGGCGCGAACCAGGCCCGCCAAAGCACAGAAGACCCCAACGTGTCGCATCGCAACGCGCCCTCGTCCGAAGTGA
- a CDS encoding ArsR/SmtB family transcription factor, translating to MTLLQLSPNALAHCRFAISPLAETVGALITLQRRCTDPASARWHAKHRPAYRRWLDANPIAAALLPLIATTKRFPDMIAIPPEHGMNTRLGAELALMAAFGDDDIRAGVRAAAAASWKTHRLDWLEQQHLAARTAELFDEGWRQFVEPDWSRRRAVLERDIMYRAGLLAAYGWKHAVESMKQRSVWVGDNAIRFSNQHWPDRIIDEGLIFVPRTTTGGWWTCERAPRYALVYCAYGPHAEPTAPDLDGTDALSTLLGPGRSRIARQLQTPATSTQLAHTLGQSLGTVSSHLAVLRDAGTIVGTRVGRSVTYRLSEQGHQLLQLLGECSH from the coding sequence ATGACGCTTCTCCAGCTCAGCCCTAATGCATTAGCCCACTGCCGTTTCGCGATCTCACCGCTGGCCGAAACCGTGGGTGCGCTAATCACTTTGCAGCGACGATGCACCGATCCTGCCTCGGCCCGCTGGCACGCCAAACACCGGCCGGCCTACCGCCGCTGGCTCGACGCCAACCCGATCGCTGCCGCACTACTGCCGCTGATAGCGACTACTAAACGATTCCCCGACATGATCGCCATACCACCTGAGCACGGGATGAACACCCGCCTTGGTGCTGAACTCGCATTGATGGCAGCCTTCGGCGACGACGACATCCGTGCCGGGGTGCGTGCCGCAGCGGCGGCGAGCTGGAAAACCCATCGCCTCGACTGGCTCGAACAGCAGCATCTGGCTGCCCGCACCGCGGAGCTATTCGACGAGGGTTGGCGGCAATTCGTCGAACCAGATTGGTCACGGCGCCGTGCCGTGCTGGAACGAGACATCATGTACCGCGCTGGGCTCCTGGCCGCTTACGGCTGGAAGCACGCCGTCGAATCGATGAAGCAGCGCTCAGTTTGGGTCGGGGACAATGCGATTCGTTTCAGCAATCAGCACTGGCCCGACCGCATTATCGACGAGGGGCTGATTTTTGTTCCGCGCACCACCACCGGCGGATGGTGGACGTGTGAACGAGCCCCCCGCTACGCCCTGGTCTACTGCGCCTACGGTCCCCACGCCGAGCCGACTGCGCCCGACCTCGACGGCACCGACGCCCTGTCGACCCTGCTCGGGCCCGGCCGGTCCCGCATCGCACGCCAGCTGCAAACCCCCGCCACCAGTACCCAACTCGCGCACACGCTCGGCCAGTCCCTGGGCACGGTGAGTAGCCACCTCGCCGTATTGCGCGATGCAGGAACAATCGTCGGAACCCGAGTCGGACGCAGCGTCACCTACCGGCTCAGCGAACAAGGACATCAACTCCTGCAACTCCTCGGCGAATGTTCACACTGA
- a CDS encoding oxygenase MpaB family protein → MTQDTSAACPITTTAPGLPEAAAGQGFDGVAGGCPVSPLGYDTPPAPLGPDSLTWKYFGDWRGMLQGPWAGSMQNMHPQLGAAVEEHSTFFRERWPRLMRSLYPIGGVVFDGDRAPTTGAEVRDYHISIKGIDAQGRRYHALNPEVFYWAHATFFVGTILVAERFCGGLTEAEKRQLFDEHVQWYRMYGMSMRPVPGSLEEFQQYWDHMCRDVLENNYAARAVLDLSELPQPPFASWIPDWLWAAQRKLLAPFMVWLTVGLYDPAVRDLMGYSWSARDEWLHRRFGNLVRVVFAFVPRRYRKHPRPRAGLDRVSGRIPVDAPLPETPARNLPPLDERDNPMHYCPKV, encoded by the coding sequence GTGACCCAAGATACGTCCGCTGCCTGCCCGATTACCACCACGGCACCCGGCCTGCCCGAAGCCGCGGCCGGTCAGGGATTCGACGGCGTCGCCGGGGGATGCCCGGTATCGCCGCTGGGCTACGACACGCCGCCGGCGCCGCTGGGTCCGGATTCCCTGACCTGGAAGTACTTCGGTGACTGGCGTGGCATGTTGCAGGGACCGTGGGCGGGATCGATGCAGAACATGCATCCGCAGCTGGGTGCCGCGGTCGAGGAACATTCGACGTTCTTCCGGGAGCGCTGGCCGCGGCTGATGCGATCGTTGTACCCAATCGGCGGGGTGGTTTTCGACGGTGACCGGGCCCCCACAACGGGAGCCGAGGTTCGGGACTACCACATTTCCATCAAAGGCATCGACGCCCAGGGCCGCCGCTACCATGCGCTGAACCCCGAAGTCTTCTATTGGGCGCATGCCACCTTCTTCGTTGGCACCATCCTGGTCGCCGAACGCTTCTGTGGTGGTCTGACCGAAGCGGAGAAGCGGCAGCTCTTCGACGAGCACGTGCAGTGGTACCGGATGTACGGGATGAGCATGCGACCGGTGCCGGGCTCGTTGGAGGAATTCCAGCAGTACTGGGACCACATGTGCCGCGACGTGCTGGAGAACAACTACGCAGCACGTGCCGTGCTTGACCTCTCCGAGCTGCCGCAGCCGCCATTCGCGAGCTGGATTCCCGATTGGCTGTGGGCCGCCCAGCGCAAACTGCTTGCTCCGTTCATGGTTTGGCTGACTGTCGGTCTTTACGACCCGGCCGTCCGCGACCTGATGGGTTACAGCTGGTCTGCGCGGGACGAGTGGTTGCACCGCCGCTTCGGAAACTTGGTTCGGGTGGTTTTCGCCTTCGTGCCGCGGCGGTATCGCAAGCATCCGCGGCCTCGAGCCGGCCTGGACCGCGTCAGTGGTCGTATCCCGGTCGACGCGCCGCTGCCCGAGACGCCGGCGCGCAACCTGCCGCCGCTGGACGAGCGGGATAACCCGATGCACTACTGCCCCAAGGTTTGA
- a CDS encoding acyl-ACP desaturase yields MSAELTHLQLLHELEPFVEKYMNRHESMHKNWNPHDYIPWSDGKNYYALGGQEWEPGQSKLSDVAQIAMVQNLMTEDNLPSYHREIAMNFGLDGPWGQWVNRWTAEENRHGIALRDYLVVTRAVDPVELEKLRMEVVNRGFSPGQNHQVRADLFAESLFDSVIYVTFQELATRISHRNTGKACNETIADQLLAKISADENLHMIFYRDVSEAGFAASPNQAMKSLHKVLRNFQMPGFQVPEFRRKAVAIAVGGVYDPRIHLDDVVMPVLKKWRIFEREDFTGEAAALRDDLGVLMKELEASCDKFEQSKQRQLEREARTGKRTTAFELHQTAGTLTMSRR; encoded by the coding sequence ATGTCAGCGGAGCTGACCCACCTGCAGTTGCTGCACGAACTCGAGCCGTTTGTCGAGAAGTACATGAACCGGCACGAAAGCATGCATAAGAACTGGAACCCGCACGACTACATCCCGTGGTCGGACGGCAAGAACTACTACGCGCTCGGCGGCCAGGAATGGGAGCCCGGACAGTCCAAGCTGTCCGACGTCGCCCAGATCGCGATGGTGCAGAACCTGATGACGGAGGACAACCTGCCGTCATACCACCGCGAGATCGCGATGAACTTCGGCCTCGACGGCCCCTGGGGCCAATGGGTCAACCGCTGGACCGCCGAGGAGAACCGGCACGGAATCGCGCTGCGCGACTACCTGGTGGTGACCCGCGCGGTCGACCCAGTCGAACTCGAGAAGCTGCGGATGGAGGTCGTCAACCGCGGCTTCAGCCCCGGTCAGAACCACCAAGTGCGGGCCGACCTGTTCGCCGAGAGCCTGTTCGACTCGGTCATCTACGTGACCTTCCAGGAGCTGGCGACCCGGATCTCGCATCGCAACACCGGCAAGGCCTGCAACGAGACCATCGCCGACCAGCTGCTGGCAAAGATCTCCGCAGACGAGAATCTGCACATGATCTTCTACCGCGACGTCAGCGAAGCCGGGTTCGCCGCCTCGCCCAACCAGGCGATGAAGTCGCTGCACAAGGTGCTGCGCAACTTCCAGATGCCCGGTTTCCAGGTGCCTGAGTTCCGCCGCAAGGCCGTGGCAATCGCCGTCGGTGGGGTCTACGACCCGCGTATCCACCTCGACGACGTGGTCATGCCGGTGCTGAAGAAGTGGCGCATCTTCGAGCGCGAGGACTTCACCGGCGAGGCCGCCGCGCTTCGTGACGACCTGGGTGTGCTGATGAAGGAGCTCGAAGCGTCCTGCGACAAGTTCGAGCAGTCCAAGCAGCGTCAGCTCGAGCGGGAAGCCCGCACCGGCAAACGGACCACCGCGTTCGAACTGCACCAGACCGCCGGCACGCTGACAATGAGCCGGCGGTAG
- a CDS encoding DUF5994 family protein, whose product MTQQHVLLDVQTSGAPESDGPLRLRLKPKSPTSGYVDGAWWPRSDDLAAELPNLLSALAIRLGPIDRVLYRTGEWSTPPRKLVIDDGVVRLEGCPLQPPATIEVQGFNRGRIVLLIVPPHLAPRNARATVMAAAQPVDADTVDRLFDTTRRPRGGRALASRVRSLFAVGGGNSLVEGVQSTSVKRLQRRYRRTPPTALATPAPQLQMCCG is encoded by the coding sequence GTGACGCAACAACACGTACTTCTTGACGTTCAAACCTCAGGTGCACCCGAGTCTGATGGGCCACTTCGGCTGCGTCTAAAGCCCAAATCCCCCACATCCGGCTACGTCGACGGAGCATGGTGGCCTCGTAGCGATGACCTTGCTGCGGAGTTGCCCAATCTGTTGTCGGCTCTGGCAATTCGGCTCGGGCCGATCGACCGTGTGCTCTACCGAACCGGTGAATGGTCAACACCGCCAAGGAAACTCGTTATCGACGATGGCGTTGTTCGGCTCGAGGGCTGCCCACTGCAGCCGCCTGCGACCATCGAAGTCCAGGGTTTCAATCGCGGCCGGATCGTCTTGCTGATCGTCCCCCCACATCTGGCGCCGCGCAATGCGCGCGCAACCGTGATGGCCGCCGCGCAACCAGTTGACGCCGACACCGTCGACCGGCTATTCGATACCACGCGTCGTCCGCGGGGCGGACGAGCACTTGCATCTAGGGTCCGGTCCCTTTTCGCAGTTGGCGGCGGGAATAGCCTGGTCGAAGGCGTCCAATCGACCTCCGTCAAGAGGCTGCAACGTCGTTACCGTCGAACGCCGCCGACAGCGCTCGCGACACCCGCGCCGCAACTTCAGATGTGTTGCGGGTAG
- a CDS encoding cold-shock protein → MTQGTVKWFNGEKGFGFIAPDGGAADVFVHYSEIQGSGYRSLEDNQRVEFSIEQGAKGPQAVGVTVV, encoded by the coding sequence ATGACACAGGGAACTGTGAAATGGTTTAACGGCGAAAAAGGCTTCGGCTTTATCGCTCCCGATGGCGGCGCGGCAGATGTGTTCGTCCACTACTCGGAAATCCAGGGAAGCGGCTACAGGTCGCTCGAGGATAACCAGCGAGTTGAGTTCAGCATCGAGCAGGGCGCCAAGGGTCCGCAGGCAGTTGGGGTGACTGTCGTCTAG
- a CDS encoding TetR/AcrR family transcriptional regulator: protein MPRVVKHPDIRRAELLDRATALFVERGYDNVSLNDLIADAGVSKGAFYHWFPSKEALITALTERGAHHQFEVIQDVVARCDGNALERLNTLLQSGFDVKMQTGTAEQLAAMVSLLRPENAHLYARIVSVAEDLARPLLTELISNGVQEGIFDTFDPEGVADMIQGLAARTNSNILQVFEAADESARDQAIDVLTTRLRLHGLAIDRILGLPDGSITVLTADQVKALLAPLPRNY, encoded by the coding sequence ATGCCACGGGTAGTGAAGCATCCAGACATTCGGCGGGCAGAACTGTTAGACCGCGCAACCGCGTTGTTTGTCGAGCGCGGCTATGACAATGTCAGCCTCAATGATTTGATCGCGGACGCTGGGGTCTCCAAAGGTGCTTTCTACCACTGGTTTCCATCGAAAGAAGCCCTGATCACCGCCCTGACCGAGCGTGGTGCCCACCACCAGTTCGAGGTCATCCAGGACGTCGTGGCCCGATGTGACGGCAATGCGTTGGAACGGCTAAACACGCTGCTGCAGAGCGGGTTTGATGTCAAGATGCAGACCGGAACAGCTGAACAGCTGGCGGCCATGGTATCGCTTCTGCGACCTGAGAATGCGCACCTGTACGCACGAATCGTCAGCGTTGCAGAGGATCTGGCTCGACCGCTGCTCACTGAGTTGATTTCCAATGGGGTACAGGAGGGCATTTTCGACACCTTTGATCCCGAAGGCGTCGCCGATATGATCCAGGGCCTCGCCGCGCGGACCAACTCAAACATCCTGCAGGTCTTTGAGGCCGCCGACGAGTCAGCCAGAGACCAGGCGATCGACGTTCTGACAACCAGATTGAGGCTGCACGGATTGGCGATCGACCGCATTCTCGGACTACCAGACGGCAGTATCACCGTCTTGACCGCTGACCAAGTCAAGGCCTTGCTCGCGCCACTGCCGCGCAACTACTGA
- a CDS encoding zinc transporter Slc39a7, with product MSDHSHDAPHAHEHQHGGVTHNHPHTAHDHEHVVHDHTHTHDDGTEHSHEHVHQSGLEAAHSHTH from the coding sequence ATGTCAGACCACAGCCATGACGCGCCACATGCGCACGAACACCAGCACGGCGGGGTAACCCACAACCACCCGCACACCGCCCATGACCACGAACATGTGGTGCACGATCACACCCACACCCACGACGACGGCACCGAGCACAGCCATGAGCACGTGCACCAGTCGGGCCTGGAAGCCGCGCACAGCCACACTCACTAG
- a CDS encoding TetR/AcrR family transcriptional regulator — MQAGQRRGRWSGVPLQDRHALRRDDLIAAGVQLLGSEDGPTLTVRAVCRQAGLTERYFYESFTDREHFVRAVYDDVCTRAMSTLTSAKTPREAVEQFVALMVDDPVRGRVLLLAPAVEPILTQSGAEWMPNFIELLQRKLSRIVDPVVQKLVATSLIGALTGLFTAYLNGQLGATREQFIDYCVEMLLSRATSYVPRPGHGGMEIPVGTGPHD, encoded by the coding sequence GTGCAGGCGGGTCAACGGCGGGGCCGCTGGTCGGGCGTCCCCTTGCAGGACCGCCATGCCTTACGCCGCGACGACCTAATCGCCGCGGGCGTGCAGCTACTCGGCAGCGAAGACGGGCCCACCCTCACGGTGCGCGCGGTTTGTCGGCAAGCCGGATTGACCGAGCGGTACTTCTACGAAAGCTTCACCGACCGCGAGCATTTTGTCCGCGCGGTCTACGACGACGTCTGCACCCGGGCAATGAGCACACTGACGTCCGCGAAGACGCCGCGAGAAGCCGTCGAGCAGTTCGTCGCCCTGATGGTCGACGACCCGGTGCGGGGCCGGGTGTTGCTGCTGGCACCCGCGGTCGAGCCGATCCTTACCCAGTCCGGCGCCGAGTGGATGCCGAACTTCATCGAACTACTGCAGCGCAAGTTGTCGCGGATCGTCGACCCGGTCGTGCAGAAACTGGTCGCCACCAGCCTCATCGGAGCGCTGACCGGCCTATTCACCGCGTACCTGAACGGACAGCTCGGAGCCACCCGCGAGCAGTTCATCGACTATTGCGTTGAGATGTTGCTCAGCAGGGCCACCAGCTACGTGCCGCGGCCAGGGCACGGCGGAATGGAAATTCCCGTCGGAACCGGCCCGCACGATTGA
- a CDS encoding TIGR04255 family protein produces the protein MLPDVNQADQPNAPVALVTLEIRHPATDSLTESASRELKQLLLNDLPIERQAQDVQWGMTAPGQPPQPVADRFVRYSNRDNTTAASLKNQAIVVETSAYTNFDTFLDTAMRVVDARSAVSSIVGVERIGLRYVLEVRVPAGVDGRIEWANWIDDSLLGPQRLAPTGLALTEWQGAAVYREAQPGKSLIVRYGPGVGQALDANYHLRRVTPPQTGQFFLMDLDSFWTPPTGAIPEYSREALVSTFRDLYAPAQTVFQDMLTTRLKDELLRNASPTN, from the coding sequence ATGCTTCCCGACGTGAATCAGGCTGACCAACCCAACGCCCCCGTAGCTCTGGTGACGCTCGAAATCCGTCACCCCGCAACAGACTCCCTCACCGAATCGGCAAGCCGCGAACTCAAACAGCTCCTGCTCAACGACCTGCCGATTGAGCGTCAAGCCCAAGACGTGCAATGGGGCATGACCGCCCCCGGACAGCCGCCGCAGCCGGTCGCCGACCGCTTCGTGCGCTACTCCAACCGCGACAACACCACCGCCGCATCGCTGAAGAACCAGGCGATCGTCGTTGAAACCAGCGCCTACACCAACTTCGACACGTTCCTGGACACCGCGATGCGGGTGGTGGACGCACGTTCCGCGGTCTCGTCGATCGTGGGCGTCGAGCGCATCGGCCTGCGTTATGTCCTTGAGGTCCGGGTGCCTGCGGGCGTCGACGGTCGCATCGAGTGGGCCAACTGGATCGACGACAGCCTGCTCGGGCCGCAACGCCTGGCCCCCACCGGACTTGCTCTCACCGAGTGGCAGGGCGCGGCGGTCTACCGCGAGGCTCAGCCCGGCAAGTCGCTGATCGTGCGGTACGGCCCAGGTGTCGGACAGGCTCTGGACGCCAACTACCACCTGCGCCGGGTGACGCCGCCGCAGACCGGTCAGTTCTTCCTGATGGACCTGGACAGCTTCTGGACCCCGCCCACCGGCGCGATTCCGGAGTACAGCCGCGAGGCGTTGGTGTCGACCTTCCGCGACCTGTACGCACCGGCGCAGACGGTGTTCCAGGACATGCTGACCACGAGGCTCAAGGACGAGCTGCTGCGCAACGCCAGCCCCACCAACTAG
- a CDS encoding ArsR/SmtB family transcription factor yields the protein MHADNGPLRLPDDQVALVVEVFRMLADATRVQVLWSLSCQELSVNELAEHVGKPAPSVSQHLAKLRMARLVRTRRDGTTIFYSLENDHVRQLVIDAVYNAEHAGPGVPRHHRGSGGLQAVNETSRETTT from the coding sequence ATGCATGCAGATAATGGCCCATTGCGACTCCCCGACGATCAGGTGGCCCTAGTGGTCGAGGTTTTTCGCATGCTCGCCGACGCGACCCGGGTGCAGGTGCTGTGGTCGCTGTCGTGCCAAGAGTTGTCGGTGAACGAGCTCGCCGAGCATGTGGGCAAACCCGCGCCGTCGGTCTCCCAACACCTGGCCAAGCTGCGGATGGCACGGCTGGTGCGCACCCGGCGCGACGGCACGACGATTTTCTACAGCCTGGAAAACGACCACGTACGCCAACTCGTCATCGATGCCGTGTACAACGCCGAGCACGCCGGCCCCGGCGTACCCCGCCATCACCGCGGCTCAGGCGGACTCCAGGCCGTCAACGAAACATCAAGGGAAACAACAACATAA